Proteins encoded by one window of Lathyrus oleraceus cultivar Zhongwan6 chromosome 1, CAAS_Psat_ZW6_1.0, whole genome shotgun sequence:
- the LOC127102297 gene encoding uncharacterized protein LOC127102297 has protein sequence MYQNSGKGTKKINEPIHDGKEDKGGEAEDKETPYVPPPPFKPPIPYPQRLDKSKNEGQFKKFVELLKQLDITIPFTEVITQMPSYAKFLKEILSNKKKLEDNETVMLNAECSAIIQNNMPHKLNDPGSFSIPYVIGKYAREHSRSYMSILYSHRIRNNGYKGGFPHPYYFRKTLLATVGAIIDVKKGKLTFEVGEEKVEFILAQFLQAPTIEDSCCFLDVVEEHVKEMEREPSKYIEVL, from the exons ATGTATCAAAACTCTGGTAAAGGAACTAAAAAGATAAACGAACCAATCCATGATGGAAAGGAAGACAAAGGCGGAGAGGCAGAAGATAAAGAAACACCTTATGTGCCTCCGCCACCATtcaaaccacctataccttatcctcaaagacttgATAAGTCCAAAAATGAAGGACAATTTAAGAAATTCGTAGAACTTCTGAAGCAGCTTGATATCACTATACCATTCACAGAAGTCATTACGCAAATGCCTTCATATGCTAAATTCCTTAAAGAGATCTTATCTAATAAGAAAAAGCTTGAGGATAATGAAACAGTTATGCTTAATGCTGAGTGTAGCGCTATTATTCAAAACAACATGCCTCATAAGTTGAATGACCCAGGTAGTTTTTCCATACCATATGTGATCGGAAA GTATGCTAGAGAACATTCCCGTTCGTATATGTCAATTCTATATTCCCATCGAATTCGTAATAATGGATATAAAGGAGGATTCCCACATCCCTATTATTTTAGGAAGACCCTTTTAGCCACAGTTGGAGCCATcatagatgtcaagaaaggaaagcTAACTTTTGAAGTTGGTGAAGAAAAAGTCGAATTTATTTTAGCTCAATTCTTACAGGCGCCAACTATAGAAGATTCATGTTGTTTCTTAGACGTCGTCGAGGAACATGTGAAAGAAATGGAGAGGGAACCATCCAAGTATATTGAAGTACTATAG